In Dermacentor silvarum isolate Dsil-2018 chromosome 2, BIME_Dsil_1.4, whole genome shotgun sequence, the following proteins share a genomic window:
- the LOC119441915 gene encoding uncharacterized protein LOC119441915 isoform X2 has translation MGVFSGSMRSLFCFLLVIFSALLLEVPLASGKAKHQLKHDVTDAFKMFEVVTSAVAVLDADGDGDLDCVVVVREHLDENKKTARYVWLLPSLNGRQAENLTYHLKEGPTPDKPVLTVDDGADGEKTANFIYTNYKNCVVVDIPFKKKRSCGLWVTKDAVHSVPQECVDQFEDNCDMEVAVFDDETCKGVLDNI, from the exons ATGGGCGTTTTCAGTGGAAGCATGCGGTCACTGTTCTGTTTCCTCTTAGTGATATTTTCAGCGTTATTGCTAGAAGTGCCTCTCGCTTCAGGCAAAGCAAAACACCAACTGAAACACGATGTCACGGATGCATTTAAG ATGTTTGAGGTCGTCACTTCCGCCGTTGCCGTGCTTGATGCGGATGGCGACGGAGATCTGGACTGTGTGGTGGTTGTGCGTGAACATCTTGATGAGAACAAAAAGACTGCTAGATACGTATGGCTGCTGCCATCCCTGAACGGACGTCAAGC AGAGAACCTAACCTACCATTTAAAGGAAGGGCCAACACCTGACAAACCTGTCCTCACGGTGGATGACG GTGCCGATGGCGAGAAAACGGCGAATTTCATATATACCAACTATAAGAACTGCGTCGTAGTGGACATCCCGTTCAAGAAGAAACGAA GCTGCGGTCTATGGGTCACCAAAGATGCGGTTCATAGTGTCCCGCAGGAATGTGTTGACCAGTTTGAGGACAACTGCGACATGGAGGTAGCGGTGTTCGACGACGAAACGTGCAAGGGCGTGTTGGACAACATCTAA